In Microbacterium pumilum, the following proteins share a genomic window:
- a CDS encoding large exoprotein: protein MTTNGALMDYDDGSGYGAMLAFWLLLAPLILLFALAGYIIGSWFLMKVFEKAGVEGKWRAWVPVYNTLIFVKLGDLNPWWLLVLWGASAVLGWVPVLGTLIGIATFLYTLLAAWRVGLKLQKEAVWLILYFFLAIVWLGINAFDKSRWNTAIPAAPWAGNFLADSTKWSGIPSQVPAGGFPANPVAGPGYAAPAGYQPPAAPAGYAPPPAPPAGYEPPPATPPTATPPAPPAGYEPPPAAAPPAAAPPAGYEPPPAATPPTATPPPAAAEPPAAPVPPVAPEPPAATEPPPATEPPATEPPAAPKP from the coding sequence ATGACAACGAATGGGGCTCTTATGGATTACGACGACGGCAGCGGATACGGAGCGATGCTGGCCTTCTGGCTGCTCCTGGCTCCGCTCATCCTCCTTTTCGCCTTGGCCGGATACATCATCGGCTCTTGGTTCCTCATGAAGGTGTTCGAAAAGGCCGGGGTCGAAGGCAAGTGGCGGGCGTGGGTGCCGGTGTACAACACCCTGATCTTCGTCAAGCTCGGCGACCTCAACCCGTGGTGGCTCCTGGTCCTGTGGGGTGCGAGCGCGGTCCTCGGCTGGGTGCCCGTCCTCGGCACGCTGATCGGCATCGCGACATTCCTCTACACCCTCCTTGCGGCATGGCGAGTCGGCCTGAAGCTGCAGAAGGAGGCTGTCTGGCTGATCCTGTACTTCTTCCTCGCCATCGTGTGGCTCGGAATCAACGCGTTCGACAAGTCGCGCTGGAACACCGCGATCCCCGCCGCTCCGTGGGCCGGAAACTTCCTCGCCGACAGCACGAAGTGGTCGGGCATCCCCAGTCAGGTACCGGCAGGCGGCTTCCCCGCGAACCCTGTCGCCGGCCCCGGCTATGCGGCGCCGGCCGGATATCAGCCGCCGGCGGCGCCGGCCGGCTACGCCCCGCCGCCCGCTCCGCCGGCAGGTTACGAGCCGCCGCCGGCGACCCCGCCCACCGCGACTCCGCCTGCTCCTCCGGCGGGCTACGAGCCGCCGCCCGCGGCGGCACCGCCGGCAGCCGCCCCGCCTGCCGGTTACGAGCCGCCTCCGGCCGCGACCCCGCCCACGGCGACCCCGCCCCCGGCCGCAGCCGAGCCGCCCGCCGCGCCCGTGCCTCCGGTGGCTCCTGAGCCGCCGGCCGCGACTGAGCCGCCGCCTGCGACCGAGCCGCCCGCGACCGAGCCGCCCGCAGCTCCCAAGCCGTAG
- a CDS encoding DUF4282 domain-containing protein produces the protein MSSATPPVPPLPEQPAAEAARAPQTPAEATAPAYDPAADPDDTGVPSTLGGQVDDIGRGFFSALFDVSFRTFITRRLASVFYIVGLIAIAIGFIVYLASGLFNGIGLLGLNVGAGISLIVATLILVPLVTFISVIILRFVIEAVVALIAIAENTERTAQHTRH, from the coding sequence ATGAGCAGCGCGACTCCCCCCGTCCCCCCGCTTCCCGAGCAGCCGGCAGCCGAAGCCGCCCGCGCACCGCAGACCCCCGCCGAAGCGACGGCTCCCGCCTATGACCCGGCGGCCGATCCGGACGACACCGGGGTGCCGAGCACCCTGGGCGGTCAGGTCGACGACATCGGGCGCGGCTTCTTCTCGGCGCTCTTCGACGTCTCGTTCCGCACCTTCATCACTCGGCGTCTCGCGAGCGTCTTCTACATCGTCGGGTTGATCGCGATCGCGATCGGCTTCATCGTCTACCTCGCCAGCGGCCTGTTCAACGGCATCGGTCTGCTGGGGCTCAATGTCGGGGCGGGCATCAGTCTCATCGTCGCCACGCTCATCCTGGTTCCACTGGTGACCTTCATCAGCGTCATCATCCTGAGGTTCGTCATCGAGGCCGTCGTCGCGCTCATCGCGATCGCCGAGAACACCGAGCGCACGGCCCAGCACACCAGGCACTGA